Proteins encoded in a region of the Rhodococcus sp. SBT000017 genome:
- the tkt gene encoding transketolase: MSITDDIDVLTTAHHPSDWTDLDTRAVDTVRVLAADAVQKVGNGHPGTAMSLAPLAYTLFQRTMRHDPTDTHWIGRDRFVLSCGHSSLTLYLQLYLGGFGLELADIEALRTYKSKTPGHPEFRHTDGVEITTGPLGQGLASAVGMAMAARRERGLFDPEPALGESPFDHFIYVIASDGDIEEGVTSEASSLAGTQQLGNLILFYDDNKISIEHSTDIALSENTAARYEAYGWHVQVVEGGENVTAIEEAVEAAKAVTDKPSIIVLRTIIGFPAPTMMNTGAVHGAALGDEEIAKVKQALDFDPAKTFEVTDEVIGHTRKLQERGRKAHAEWTVEFDAWAAREPERKKLLDRLTQGTLPENWTDVLPTWEPGSKAVATRAASGEVLNAVGPVLPELWGGSADLAGSNNTTIKGAKSFGPTSISTDDWDAEPYGRTLHFGIREHAMGAILSGIVMHGPTRAYGGTFMQFSDYMRPAVRLASLMDIDPIYVWTHDSVGLGEDGPTHQPVEHLAALRAIPNLSVVRPGDANETAFAWQAVLAKSSSSGPVGLALTRQGIPILEGTSYEGVSKGGYILVESSKATPDVVLIGTGSELQYAVEAQKQLEAQGIAARVVSMPCVEWFESQDQNYRDQVIPPTVKARVSIEAGIAMPWWKIVGGFGEIISLEHYGESADAATLFREFGFTAEAVTAAAQRSITNVKG, translated from the coding sequence GTGTCGATCACAGACGATATTGACGTCCTCACCACGGCGCACCACCCGAGCGACTGGACGGACCTGGACACCCGAGCGGTCGACACCGTTCGTGTTCTGGCAGCGGACGCAGTGCAGAAGGTCGGCAACGGCCACCCCGGAACCGCGATGAGCCTGGCCCCCCTCGCCTACACCCTCTTCCAGCGCACCATGCGCCACGACCCCACCGACACGCACTGGATCGGCCGCGACCGGTTCGTGCTCTCGTGCGGCCACTCGAGCCTGACGCTCTACCTGCAGCTGTACTTGGGCGGCTTCGGACTCGAGCTCGCCGACATCGAGGCGCTGCGCACCTACAAGTCCAAGACACCCGGACACCCCGAGTTCCGCCACACCGACGGCGTCGAGATCACCACCGGCCCGCTCGGCCAGGGACTCGCCTCGGCCGTGGGCATGGCCATGGCGGCACGCCGCGAGCGTGGCCTGTTCGATCCCGAACCCGCTCTGGGTGAGAGCCCGTTCGACCACTTCATCTACGTCATCGCGTCCGATGGAGACATCGAAGAAGGCGTCACGTCCGAGGCTTCGTCGCTGGCCGGTACTCAGCAGCTCGGCAACCTGATCCTGTTCTACGACGACAACAAGATCTCGATCGAGCACTCCACCGACATCGCCCTCAGCGAGAACACCGCCGCGCGCTACGAGGCCTACGGCTGGCACGTCCAGGTGGTCGAAGGCGGCGAGAACGTCACCGCGATCGAAGAGGCCGTCGAGGCTGCCAAGGCCGTCACCGACAAGCCGTCGATCATCGTGCTGCGCACCATCATCGGCTTCCCGGCCCCCACCATGATGAACACCGGTGCAGTCCACGGTGCCGCACTGGGCGACGAGGAGATCGCGAAGGTCAAGCAGGCACTCGATTTCGACCCCGCCAAGACGTTCGAGGTCACCGACGAGGTCATCGGCCACACCCGCAAGCTGCAGGAGCGCGGCCGCAAGGCCCACGCCGAGTGGACCGTCGAATTCGACGCCTGGGCTGCGCGCGAGCCCGAGCGCAAGAAGCTGCTGGACCGCCTGACCCAGGGCACGTTGCCCGAGAACTGGACCGACGTTCTGCCCACCTGGGAGCCCGGCAGCAAGGCCGTCGCGACACGTGCGGCGTCGGGCGAGGTCCTCAACGCCGTCGGACCCGTTCTCCCGGAACTGTGGGGCGGCTCGGCCGACCTCGCCGGCAGCAACAACACCACGATCAAGGGTGCGAAGTCCTTCGGCCCCACGTCGATCTCCACCGACGACTGGGACGCCGAGCCGTACGGCCGCACGCTGCACTTCGGCATCCGTGAGCACGCGATGGGCGCCATCCTGTCCGGCATCGTCATGCACGGCCCGACCCGCGCATACGGCGGAACGTTCATGCAGTTCAGCGACTACATGCGGCCTGCGGTTCGGCTCGCGTCGCTCATGGACATCGACCCCATCTACGTGTGGACCCACGATTCCGTCGGCCTCGGCGAGGACGGCCCGACGCACCAGCCGGTCGAGCATCTCGCCGCGCTGCGGGCCATCCCCAACCTGTCGGTGGTACGCCCCGGTGACGCCAACGAAACCGCATTCGCATGGCAGGCAGTGCTGGCCAAGTCCAGCAGCAGCGGACCCGTCGGCCTCGCGCTGACCCGTCAGGGCATCCCGATTCTCGAGGGCACCAGCTACGAGGGCGTCTCCAAGGGCGGATACATCCTCGTCGAGTCGTCCAAGGCGACCCCCGACGTCGTGCTGATCGGCACCGGTTCCGAGCTGCAGTACGCCGTGGAGGCACAGAAGCAGCTCGAGGCGCAGGGCATCGCCGCCCGCGTCGTCTCGATGCCGTGCGTCGAGTGGTTCGAGAGCCAGGATCAGAACTACCGCGACCAGGTGATCCCGCCCACCGTCAAGGCCCGGGTGTCGATCGAAGCCGGCATCGCGATGCCGTGGTGGAAGATCGTCGGCGGCTTCGGCGAGATCATCTCGCTCGAGCACTACGGCGAATCTGCCGACGCTGCAACACTTTTCCGCGAGTTCGGCTTCACCGCCGAGGCCGTCACCGCAGCCGCACAGCGCTCCATCACCAATGTGAAGGGATAA
- the tal gene encoding transaldolase → MTQNKNLAELSAAGISVWLDDLSRDRIRSGNLKDLIDTKSVVGVTTNPSIFQAALSSGAAYDEQVTKLAGEGADVETTIRTVTTDDVREACDILMPQYEASAGVDGRVSIEVDPRLAHDADKTYEQAVELWKIVDRPNLLIKIPATEAGIPAIAKVIGEGISVNVTLIFSVERYELVMNAYLEGLENARAAGHDLDKIHSVASFFVSRVDSEIDSRLDAIGTPDAEALKGKAALANARLAYVAYQQIFEVAPRFRELVGSGARPQRPLWASTGVKSDAYPDTMYVTELVSPNTVNTMPEKTMDAVADHGEVVGDTVSGKGPESQEIFDRISALGIDITDVFVTLENEGVQKFEAAWNELLEATGEQLRQAGQKS, encoded by the coding sequence ATGACCCAGAACAAGAATCTCGCAGAGCTCTCCGCCGCCGGAATCTCGGTATGGCTGGACGACCTGTCCCGTGATCGCATCCGCTCGGGCAACCTGAAGGACCTGATCGACACCAAGAGTGTCGTCGGAGTGACGACCAACCCGTCGATCTTCCAGGCCGCCCTGAGCTCGGGCGCGGCATACGACGAGCAGGTGACCAAGCTCGCCGGTGAAGGTGCCGACGTCGAGACCACGATCCGTACGGTCACCACCGACGACGTTCGTGAGGCGTGCGACATCCTGATGCCTCAGTACGAGGCCAGTGCAGGCGTCGACGGTCGGGTGTCGATCGAGGTCGATCCCCGCCTGGCACACGATGCCGACAAGACGTACGAGCAGGCCGTCGAACTGTGGAAGATCGTCGACCGCCCGAACCTGCTCATCAAGATTCCGGCCACCGAGGCAGGAATCCCCGCTATCGCCAAGGTGATCGGCGAGGGCATCAGCGTCAACGTCACGCTGATCTTCTCCGTCGAGCGCTACGAACTGGTGATGAACGCCTACCTCGAGGGCCTCGAGAACGCGCGCGCAGCCGGTCACGACCTCGACAAGATCCACTCGGTCGCGTCGTTCTTCGTCTCCCGCGTGGACAGCGAGATCGATTCCCGGCTCGATGCGATCGGCACCCCCGATGCCGAGGCACTCAAGGGCAAGGCCGCTCTGGCCAATGCTCGTCTCGCATACGTGGCGTACCAGCAGATCTTCGAGGTCGCTCCTCGGTTCCGCGAGCTCGTCGGTAGCGGCGCGCGTCCGCAGCGTCCGCTGTGGGCGTCGACCGGCGTGAAGTCCGACGCCTACCCCGACACCATGTACGTCACCGAGCTCGTCTCACCGAACACGGTGAACACGATGCCGGAGAAGACCATGGACGCGGTTGCCGATCACGGCGAGGTCGTCGGCGACACGGTCTCGGGCAAGGGACCGGAATCGCAGGAGATCTTCGACCGCATCTCGGCGCTCGGTATCGACATCACCGATGTCTTCGTGACGTTGGAGAACGAAGGCGTCCAGAAGTTCGAGGCCGCCTGGAACGAGTTGCTCGAGGCCACCGGCGAGCAGCTTCGCCAAGCAGGTCAGAAGAGCTGA
- the zwf gene encoding glucose-6-phosphate dehydrogenase yields the protein MPTAETEPLHSADWLNPLRDARDKRLPRIAGPCSMVIFGVTGDLARKKLMPAVYDLANRGLLPPGFALVGFARREWQNQDFAKIVHDSVRDHARTPFSEEVWNTLAEGFRFVQGSFDDDDAFDELSRTLTELDETRGTGGNHAFYLSIPPSAFPVVLEQLSRSGLAQSKDGNWRRVVIEKPFGHDLQSAKELNAVVNRVFPEDTVFRIDHYLGKETVQNILALRFANQLFDPIWNAHYVDHVQITMAEDIGLGGRAGYYDGIGAARDVIQNHLLQLLAITAMEEPVSFNPKELQSEKIKVLSATKLAEPLDRTSARGQYSAGWQGSQKVKGLKEEEGFDSESNTETYAAITLEVDTRRWGGVPFYLRTGKALGRRVTEIAMVFKRAPHLPFDATMTEELGQNALVIRVQPDEGVTMRFGSKVPGSSMQVRDVSMDFSYGQAFTESSPEAYERLILDVLLGEPSLFPVNAEVELSWKILDPILEFWASGGTAEPYEAGTWGPSSGDEMMHRTGREWRRP from the coding sequence GTGCCCACCGCAGAAACCGAACCTCTCCATTCCGCGGACTGGCTCAACCCTCTCCGCGACGCGCGAGACAAGCGGCTCCCCCGTATCGCGGGCCCGTGCAGCATGGTCATCTTCGGAGTGACCGGCGATCTCGCGCGTAAGAAGCTCATGCCTGCGGTGTACGACCTGGCGAACCGGGGGCTTCTACCCCCCGGTTTCGCTCTGGTCGGATTTGCCCGGCGGGAATGGCAGAACCAGGACTTCGCCAAGATCGTGCACGACTCCGTGCGCGATCATGCTCGGACACCGTTCAGCGAGGAGGTGTGGAACACCCTCGCCGAGGGATTCCGGTTCGTCCAAGGCTCCTTCGACGACGACGACGCCTTCGACGAGCTGTCACGAACACTGACCGAGCTCGACGAGACCCGCGGCACCGGCGGAAATCACGCCTTCTATCTGTCCATCCCGCCCAGCGCGTTCCCCGTCGTCCTCGAGCAGCTCTCGCGCTCGGGACTGGCGCAGAGCAAGGACGGCAATTGGCGACGCGTGGTCATCGAGAAGCCGTTCGGACACGATCTGCAGAGCGCGAAAGAGCTCAACGCGGTCGTGAACCGAGTGTTCCCCGAGGACACCGTGTTTCGTATCGACCACTATCTCGGCAAAGAGACGGTGCAGAACATCCTGGCACTGCGCTTCGCCAACCAGCTGTTCGATCCGATCTGGAATGCGCACTACGTCGACCACGTTCAGATCACGATGGCCGAGGACATCGGATTGGGCGGTCGCGCAGGCTATTACGACGGAATCGGCGCCGCCCGCGACGTCATCCAGAACCACCTTCTGCAGCTTCTCGCCATCACTGCGATGGAGGAGCCGGTCAGCTTCAACCCCAAGGAGCTGCAATCGGAGAAGATCAAGGTGCTCTCGGCGACCAAACTTGCCGAGCCACTCGATCGAACCTCGGCGCGCGGTCAGTACTCCGCGGGCTGGCAGGGCAGCCAGAAAGTGAAGGGGCTCAAGGAGGAAGAGGGGTTCGACTCGGAGTCGAACACCGAGACCTACGCCGCCATCACCCTCGAGGTGGACACGCGGCGTTGGGGTGGGGTGCCGTTCTATCTCCGTACCGGCAAGGCACTCGGGCGCCGAGTCACCGAGATCGCGATGGTGTTCAAGCGCGCTCCACACCTGCCGTTCGACGCCACGATGACCGAGGAACTCGGTCAGAATGCGTTGGTGATCCGAGTCCAGCCCGATGAGGGCGTGACGATGCGATTCGGCTCCAAGGTGCCGGGATCGAGCATGCAGGTGCGTGACGTCAGCATGGACTTCAGCTACGGCCAGGCGTTCACCGAATCCTCTCCGGAGGCATACGAGCGCCTCATCCTCGACGTGCTGCTCGGGGAGCCGTCGTTGTTCCCGGTCAATGCCGAAGTGGAACTGTCGTGGAAGATCCTCGATCCGATTCTGGAATTCTGGGCTTCCGGCGGCACCGCGGAACCGTACGAAGCCGGTACCTGGGGGCCTTCCTCGGGTGACGAGATGATGCACCGCACCGGACGCGAATGGAGAAGACCGTGA
- the opcA gene encoding glucose-6-phosphate dehydrogenase assembly protein OpcA has protein sequence MIVDIPATTTAEVGKKLVEVREAGGAVTIGRVLTLIVASRDPAKAERAIDAANEASREHPCRVIVLIHGDRSADSSLDAQIRVGGDAGASEVVVLRLNGELADHEHSVVIPFLLPDTPIVAWWPDEAPTVPAKDPLGRLAIRRITDATNSPDTTATIKGRLSSYTEGDTDLSWSRITYWRGLLATALDQAPFEAVVSATVSGLAEEPALDILAGWLAAKLDVPVYRRAGELKVELIRENSSISLTRPQTGKTATLRRTGQPDAEVALARRNTRECLAEELRRLDTDEIYELALHGLSKVSYE, from the coding sequence GTGATTGTCGACATTCCCGCCACGACGACGGCCGAGGTCGGCAAGAAGCTGGTGGAGGTGCGCGAGGCAGGCGGTGCGGTGACCATCGGCCGGGTGCTGACACTGATCGTCGCCAGCCGTGATCCGGCCAAGGCCGAACGAGCGATCGACGCAGCGAACGAGGCGAGCCGTGAGCATCCGTGCCGCGTCATCGTGCTCATCCACGGAGACCGATCAGCCGATTCGAGCCTCGACGCCCAGATCCGGGTGGGCGGCGACGCCGGTGCATCGGAGGTCGTCGTGTTGCGCCTGAACGGCGAACTCGCCGATCACGAGCACAGTGTCGTCATCCCGTTCCTGCTTCCCGATACCCCGATCGTCGCCTGGTGGCCGGACGAAGCTCCGACCGTTCCGGCGAAGGATCCGCTTGGACGCTTGGCAATTCGACGGATCACCGATGCCACCAACTCCCCCGACACCACCGCGACGATCAAGGGACGGCTGAGCAGCTATACCGAGGGCGACACCGATCTCTCCTGGAGTCGCATCACCTACTGGCGCGGCCTGTTGGCCACCGCGCTCGACCAGGCTCCGTTCGAGGCCGTCGTCTCGGCCACGGTGTCGGGACTGGCCGAGGAGCCCGCACTCGACATCCTGGCCGGTTGGCTGGCCGCGAAACTGGACGTGCCGGTCTACCGCCGGGCGGGTGAGCTGAAGGTGGAGCTGATCCGAGAGAACAGCAGCATTTCGCTGACGCGACCGCAGACGGGTAAGACCGCGACCCTGCGGCGTACCGGTCAGCCCGACGCCGAAGTCGCACTGGCGCGTCGTAACACGCGCGAGTGCCTCGCCGAGGAACTGCGCAGACTCGACACGGACGAGATCTACGAACTCGCCCTGCACGGACTGTCGAAAGTGAGCTATGAGTAA
- the pgl gene encoding 6-phosphogluconolactonase, which produces MSKTSVLQYLDAQALVDAARSRFVDVVTAAQAERGSASVVLTGGGTGIALLEALRTDSGSIDWGRVDIYFGDERFLPSGDPERNEVQASQALLDHVEVHPDRVFRMAASDGPHGSDPEVAAATYAQILHSGSEGEPTPQFDVHLLGMGGEGHINSLFPHTDAVREQHRFVVAVEDSPKPPPVRITLTLPAVRRAQHVWLLVSGANKADAVAAAVGGADSDDVPSAGALGTESTVWFLDSGAASKLDTV; this is translated from the coding sequence ATGAGTAAGACCTCTGTACTTCAGTACTTGGACGCGCAGGCCCTGGTCGACGCAGCACGATCGCGCTTCGTCGACGTGGTCACAGCCGCGCAGGCCGAGCGAGGCTCCGCGTCGGTGGTGCTGACCGGCGGTGGCACCGGAATCGCGCTGCTGGAGGCGCTACGCACGGACTCCGGCTCGATCGACTGGGGCAGAGTCGACATCTATTTCGGCGACGAACGCTTCCTGCCCTCGGGCGATCCCGAGCGCAACGAGGTTCAAGCCTCGCAGGCGCTGCTCGACCACGTCGAGGTCCATCCGGATCGGGTGTTTCGGATGGCAGCATCCGACGGACCGCACGGGAGCGACCCCGAGGTGGCTGCGGCAACGTATGCGCAGATCCTGCATTCCGGATCCGAAGGTGAGCCGACTCCCCAATTCGACGTCCATCTCCTCGGAATGGGCGGCGAAGGCCACATCAATTCGCTCTTCCCCCACACCGATGCAGTGCGCGAGCAGCACCGCTTCGTCGTGGCGGTCGAGGACTCCCCCAAGCCCCCGCCGGTGCGCATCACACTGACGCTGCCTGCGGTTCGCCGCGCACAGCACGTGTGGCTGCTCGTCTCGGGAGCGAACAAGGCCGATGCCGTCGCTGCTGCGGTGGGCGGGGCCGATTCCGACGACGTCCCGTCGGCCGGCGCGCTGGGCACCGAATCGACGGTTTGGTTCCTCGACTCCGGCGCAGCGTCCAAGCTGGACACTGTCTGA
- the ppc gene encoding phosphoenolpyruvate carboxylase, with amino-acid sequence MSESSYESVGSPAFVPPTAQGRELTEPLREDIRYLGGILGEIIREHEGEDVFDLIEAARVESFAVRRSEIERDDSVGRYTDVEVAQAVPLIRAFSHFSLLANLAEDLHRERRRAIHLDREDPPQDSSLDATWLKIDAAAPSREQVAAALTDALVAPVITAHPTETRRRTVFDVQSKITELMRRRDVAAAAVEGKAASAAKELAAIDVQIRRQVLTLWETALIRLSRLRIQDEIEVGLRYFESSLFDVMPALNADVRAALRARWPEDDLLPRPILRPGSWIGGDRDGNPNVTADVVHTATHQAGYVAFEHYLDELVALEKELSMSARLVDVTEDLAALAGASAEPDDRRSDEPYRVAVVGIRARLTATAEAVLDAVPVSGVDLGAQQYDGPQDILDDLDIIDRALRADGDALIADDRLLRLRQSVETFGFHLQALDMRQNSETHEEVVAELLAWAGVHSDYMSLGEDERVSVLSQELATRRPLVGPNAQLSELATKELGIVRAAKEAIDHLGPDTIQNYIISMCQSVSDMLEAALLLKEAGIFDPGTDGSAPTSTVGVVPLFETIEDLQQGAATLLATLDVPIYRALVAGRGMNQEVMLGYSDSNKDGGYLAANWALYRAELDLLEASRKTGIRLRLFHGRGGTVGRGGGPSYDAILAQPPGVVQGSLRLTEQGEIIAAKYAEPSMARRNLESLVAGTLESTLLDVEGLGDGAEAAYDILDDLAAKARAAYGRLVHEEPGFVEYFRTSTPVAEVGELNIGSRPASRKPTNSVYDLRAIPWVMSWSQCRVMLPGWYGTGSAFEEWVGDDDAKLEVLTDLYRKWPFFQTVLSNLAQVMAKSDLGIAARYAELVPDADLRARIFGMIEAEHATTVRMYLKITGHSRLLEDNPSLERSVHNRFPYLEPLNQMQVEMLRRYRNGDDDERVKRGILLTMNGLATALRNSG; translated from the coding sequence ATGAGCGAATCCTCCTACGAGTCAGTCGGTTCCCCAGCTTTCGTCCCACCGACAGCTCAGGGTCGGGAGTTGACAGAGCCTCTCCGTGAGGACATCCGCTATCTCGGCGGCATCCTGGGTGAGATCATCCGCGAGCACGAGGGCGAGGACGTCTTCGACCTCATCGAGGCAGCGCGTGTCGAGTCCTTCGCAGTTCGCAGATCCGAGATCGAGCGGGACGATTCGGTCGGACGCTACACCGATGTGGAAGTGGCACAGGCAGTTCCACTCATTCGCGCGTTCAGCCACTTCTCGCTTCTTGCCAATCTTGCCGAAGATCTGCACCGCGAACGTCGTCGCGCGATTCACCTCGACCGCGAGGACCCGCCGCAGGACAGCAGTCTCGACGCCACCTGGCTCAAGATCGATGCCGCGGCACCGTCGCGCGAGCAGGTGGCCGCCGCGCTGACGGATGCGTTGGTGGCACCGGTGATCACCGCGCACCCCACCGAGACACGTCGACGCACCGTGTTCGACGTGCAGTCGAAGATCACCGAGCTGATGCGTCGCCGCGATGTCGCCGCTGCGGCGGTCGAGGGCAAGGCCGCCAGTGCGGCGAAGGAACTGGCCGCCATCGATGTGCAGATCCGCAGGCAAGTGCTGACCCTGTGGGAGACAGCTCTGATTCGATTGTCTCGTCTGCGAATTCAGGATGAGATCGAGGTCGGCCTCCGCTACTTCGAGTCGTCTCTCTTCGACGTCATGCCAGCCCTCAACGCGGATGTGCGTGCGGCACTGCGCGCACGGTGGCCCGAGGACGACCTGCTGCCTAGGCCGATTCTGCGCCCCGGATCGTGGATCGGCGGCGACCGTGACGGCAATCCGAACGTGACCGCCGACGTGGTGCACACGGCGACACATCAGGCCGGATACGTCGCGTTCGAGCACTACCTCGACGAGCTGGTCGCCTTGGAGAAGGAACTGTCGATGTCCGCGCGCCTGGTGGACGTCACCGAGGATCTCGCCGCCCTGGCCGGCGCATCGGCCGAACCGGACGATCGCCGGTCGGACGAACCGTATCGGGTCGCGGTCGTCGGCATCCGGGCCCGGCTCACTGCCACCGCCGAGGCGGTACTCGACGCGGTGCCGGTATCCGGGGTGGACCTCGGGGCGCAGCAGTACGACGGCCCGCAGGACATCCTCGACGACCTCGACATCATCGACCGGGCGTTGCGAGCGGACGGTGATGCGTTGATCGCCGACGATCGACTGCTGCGGCTCCGACAGTCGGTCGAGACGTTCGGCTTCCATCTGCAGGCCTTGGACATGCGGCAGAACTCCGAGACCCACGAAGAGGTGGTCGCCGAGCTGCTGGCCTGGGCCGGTGTTCACTCCGACTACATGTCCCTCGGAGAGGACGAGCGGGTGTCGGTGCTGTCGCAGGAACTTGCGACCAGGCGGCCGCTCGTCGGCCCCAACGCGCAGCTCAGTGAGCTCGCCACCAAGGAACTGGGCATTGTCAGGGCCGCCAAGGAGGCCATCGACCACCTGGGCCCCGACACCATCCAGAACTACATCATCAGCATGTGTCAGTCGGTCAGTGACATGCTCGAAGCGGCGTTGCTGCTCAAGGAAGCGGGCATCTTCGACCCGGGCACCGACGGCTCGGCGCCCACGTCGACGGTGGGTGTCGTTCCGCTGTTCGAGACCATCGAGGATCTTCAGCAAGGTGCCGCGACCTTGCTCGCCACGCTCGACGTTCCGATCTATCGCGCGCTGGTGGCCGGGCGCGGCATGAATCAGGAAGTCATGCTCGGGTATTCGGACTCGAACAAGGACGGCGGGTATCTGGCAGCGAACTGGGCGCTGTACCGCGCCGAGCTGGATCTGCTCGAGGCCTCACGCAAGACGGGTATTCGCCTGCGGCTCTTCCACGGACGCGGCGGCACCGTCGGCCGCGGCGGCGGTCCCAGCTACGACGCGATCCTGGCGCAGCCGCCGGGCGTGGTGCAGGGGTCGCTGCGGCTGACCGAACAGGGCGAGATCATCGCGGCGAAGTACGCCGAGCCGTCCATGGCGCGTCGCAATCTCGAGTCTCTGGTCGCGGGAACGCTCGAATCGACTCTGCTGGACGTGGAGGGTCTCGGGGACGGCGCAGAAGCCGCGTACGACATTCTCGACGACCTGGCCGCCAAGGCACGTGCTGCATACGGACGCCTGGTGCACGAGGAGCCCGGTTTCGTCGAGTACTTCCGCACGTCGACGCCGGTCGCCGAGGTGGGCGAGCTGAACATCGGCTCGCGTCCCGCATCGAGGAAGCCGACGAACTCGGTCTACGACCTGCGAGCCATCCCGTGGGTGATGTCGTGGAGTCAGTGCCGCGTCATGCTGCCCGGGTGGTACGGCACCGGATCGGCGTTCGAGGAGTGGGTCGGCGACGACGATGCCAAGCTCGAGGTGCTGACCGACCTGTATCGAAAGTGGCCGTTCTTCCAGACCGTTCTGTCCAACCTCGCGCAGGTCATGGCCAAGTCGGATCTGGGCATCGCGGCTCGGTACGCGGAGTTGGTTCCCGACGCAGACCTGCGTGCGCGGATCTTCGGCATGATCGAGGCCGAACACGCAACGACTGTGCGGATGTACCTGAAGATCACCGGTCACAGTCGCCTGCTCGAAGACAACCCGTCGCTCGAACGCTCCGTGCACAATCGGTTCCCGTACCTCGAGCCGCTCAACCAGATGCAGGTGGAGATGCTCAGGCGCTACCGAAACGGTGACGACGACGAACGCGTCAAGCGAGGAATCCTGCTGACGATGAACGGTCTCGCGACGGCACTGCGCAACAGCGGCTAG
- the secG gene encoding preprotein translocase subunit SecG — protein sequence MDLFLDILLVVTSLALILLILLHRGKGGGLSSLFGGGVQSSLSGSTVVEKNLDRLTVFTGIIWLIAILGIGLEIKYT from the coding sequence ATGGATCTGTTTCTGGATATTCTGCTGGTCGTCACCAGCCTGGCGCTGATCTTGCTGATCCTGCTGCATCGCGGCAAGGGCGGCGGATTGTCCAGCCTGTTCGGTGGCGGAGTGCAGTCCAGCCTCTCCGGTTCCACCGTCGTCGAGAAGAACCTCGATCGCCTCACGGTCTTCACCGGCATCATCTGGCTCATCGCCATCCTCGGTATCGGTCTGGAGATCAAGTACACCTGA
- the tpiA gene encoding triose-phosphate isomerase — protein sequence MARKPLIAGNWKMNLNHLEAISLVQKIAFSLPEKYFDKVDVTVIPPFTDIRSVQTLVEGDKLLLTYGAQDVSSEDKGAFTGEISGSMLAKLGCTFVVVGHSERRTLHSEDDAVVLAKTKAALKNGLTPIVCIGEGLNIREAGEHVAYNVAQLRGSLDGLSAEDISKIVIAYEPVWAIGTGRVASASDAQEVCGAIRAELKSLSSDEVAAGVRVLYGGSVNAKNVGEIVGQPDVDGALVGGASLKADEFATLSAIAAGGPLP from the coding sequence ATGGCACGTAAGCCGCTCATCGCGGGCAACTGGAAGATGAACCTCAACCACCTCGAGGCAATCTCGCTGGTGCAGAAGATCGCTTTCTCGTTGCCCGAGAAGTACTTCGACAAGGTCGACGTGACGGTGATCCCGCCGTTCACCGACATCCGTAGCGTGCAGACCCTGGTCGAGGGTGACAAACTGCTGCTCACCTATGGTGCGCAGGACGTCTCGTCCGAGGACAAGGGTGCCTTCACCGGCGAGATCAGCGGGTCGATGCTGGCCAAGCTGGGATGCACCTTCGTCGTCGTCGGTCACTCCGAGCGACGCACGCTGCACAGCGAGGACGACGCAGTCGTGCTCGCCAAGACGAAGGCGGCCCTGAAGAACGGGCTCACCCCGATCGTGTGTATCGGAGAGGGTCTGAACATCCGTGAGGCCGGCGAGCACGTGGCCTACAACGTCGCACAGCTTCGTGGGTCACTCGACGGACTGTCGGCCGAGGACATCTCCAAGATCGTGATCGCCTACGAGCCGGTGTGGGCAATCGGAACCGGCCGAGTCGCGTCGGCGTCGGACGCTCAGGAAGTGTGCGGCGCCATCCGTGCGGAACTGAAGTCGCTCTCCTCGGACGAGGTCGCCGCGGGCGTGCGCGTGCTGTACGGCGGATCGGTCAATGCGAAGAACGTCGGCGAGATCGTCGGTCAGCCCGACGTCGACGGCGCACTGGTCGGCGGCGCTTCGCTCAAGGCCGACGAGTTCGCCACGTTGTCGGCCATCGCTGCAGGTGGACCCCTGCCCTGA